In a single window of the Acetivibrio clariflavus DSM 19732 genome:
- a CDS encoding YicC/YloC family endoribonuclease, producing the protein MIKSMTGFGRGKSQADGMECLVEIKTVNHRYSDIYIKIPRQIAFLEDKVREAISKSISRGKVDVFISFEDFSEDSKSILIDEGLAKTYISAVQQLRDKYDLQDDISVSLIAKFPDVLKVEKVEQDEEKIWKVLGEALNTAIESLVCMRQIEGEGLKNSILEKTDYIESIVKDIEIRAPEVVKEYKCRLENRIKEILDQQVVDENRLATEVAIFADRCSIDEELVRLKSHINQLRETLQTGQSVGRKLDFLIQEMNREINTIGSKANDLSISKLVVEIKSELEKIREQVQNIE; encoded by the coding sequence ATGATAAAAAGTATGACCGGATTCGGAAGGGGCAAGTCACAGGCAGATGGAATGGAGTGCCTTGTGGAAATAAAAACTGTAAATCACAGATACAGTGATATTTATATAAAAATACCAAGACAGATAGCTTTTCTGGAGGATAAGGTAAGAGAAGCAATAAGCAAGTCGATATCAAGAGGGAAAGTTGATGTTTTCATCAGTTTTGAAGATTTCAGCGAAGATTCAAAAAGCATACTTATTGATGAAGGACTTGCAAAGACTTATATAAGTGCAGTGCAGCAGTTAAGAGATAAATATGATCTTCAGGATGATATATCTGTTTCTCTTATTGCTAAATTTCCTGATGTGCTGAAAGTAGAAAAAGTGGAGCAGGACGAGGAAAAAATATGGAAGGTTTTAGGTGAAGCGTTAAATACCGCCATTGAATCTTTAGTCTGCATGCGGCAAATTGAAGGTGAAGGTTTAAAAAACAGTATTTTGGAGAAAACTGATTATATTGAGAGTATTGTAAAGGATATTGAAATAAGAGCACCTGAAGTGGTAAAAGAATATAAATGCAGACTGGAGAACAGAATAAAGGAGATTTTGGACCAGCAGGTTGTCGATGAAAACCGACTGGCAACAGAAGTAGCGATATTTGCGGACAGATGTAGTATTGATGAAGAACTGGTAAGACTCAAAAGCCATATAAATCAGTTGCGTGAGACTTTACAGACCGGACAGTCCGTCGGAAGAAAACTTGATTTTCTAATTCAGGAAATGAATAGAGAAATAAATACCATTGGTTCCAAAGCCAATGATTTAAGTATATCAAAATTAGTAGTTGAAATTAAGAGTGAATTAGAGAAAATAAGAGAACAAGTTCAAAATATTGAATAA